In the genome of Colletotrichum lupini chromosome 8, complete sequence, one region contains:
- a CDS encoding U2 small nuclear ribonucleoprotein A translates to MRLTAELIKGSLSYLNPLKERELDLRGHRIPAIENLGVAGPHDSIDFTDNDIQVLGNFPLSTRLSTLLLAHNRVASIQTSLPNAIPNLQQLVLASNQIAQLADLDVLAGFKRLTHLVLVDNPVTKKENYRYWVVWRCPTVRFLDYQKVKEAEREKARELFGTAEEPTDAAAKIMGNKSKQLDIAAAASNGTAGGGAAPSKLSRIKLTDKEKERLKEMIKKADSLQEIIRLEKMLTEGTIPAGVHLDGDATMED, encoded by the exons ATGAGGCTCACGGCGGAGCTCATCAAGGGCTCGCTCTCCTACCTGAATCCGCTCAAGGAGCGAGAGCTTGATCTCCGAG GACATCGAATCCCAGCGATTGAGAACCTGGGTGTCGCAGGC CCCCACGACTCCATCGACTTCACCGACAACGACATCCAGGTCCTGGGCAACTTCCCGCTCTCGACGCGCCTCTCGACGCTGCTGCTGGCGCACAACCGTGTCGCGAGCATACAGACGTCGCTCCCCAACGCGATCCCGAACCTGCAGCAGCTCGTGCTGGCGTCGAACCAGATTGCGCAGCTCGCGGACCTGGATGTGTTGGCGGGGTTCAAGCGGTTGACGCATTTGGTGTTGGTGGATAACCCGGTGACCAAGAAGGAG AACTACCGATACTGGGTTGTCTGGAGGTGTCCGACTGTGCGGTTCCTGGATTACCAGAAAGTCAAGGAGGCCGAGAGGGAGAAGGCGAGGGAGCTGTTTGGTACGGCGGAGGAGCCTACAGATGCGGCGGCCAAG ATCATGGGCAACAAGTCCAAACAGCTCGACATCGCCGCCGCAGCCTCCAATGGCACGGCCGGTGGCGGCGCCGCGCCTTCGAAGCTCTCGAGGATAAAGCTCACGGACAAGGAGAAGGAGCGGCTGAAGGAGATGATCAAGAAGGCCGACAGCCTGCAGGAGATTATCCGGCTGGAGAAGATGTTGACCGAGGGGACTATCCCGGCGGGTGTACACCTGGACGGGGACGCCACCATGGAGGACTGA